From the Mastacembelus armatus chromosome 14, fMasArm1.2, whole genome shotgun sequence genome, one window contains:
- the LOC113143526 gene encoding stromal interaction molecule 1-like isoform X4: protein MERGRVWLVCVCVLSLLVGACGGLDTSDHVHLDHHTSSGNTVPDLCIIDQQLCQDENSLLSFAAICSIHKLMDDDADGTVDTTETDEFLRQDLKYHDTKAKHSKRSFHQVDLYISVEDMWNAWKRSEVYQWTVQRVEQWLRVSVELPQYGEMFRQHELDGRALPRLAVKNTTLMVTVLRILDRSHSQKLQLKALHTVLFGPPPGQQNWWKDLVLGVSILMALGGCWFAYVQTRRSRDDLGKLMKDLEGLQRAEQSLLDLQEKLQRAQEEQRYVQVEKVKVEEKLRNEINSAKLEAQELREGTENERSRQKYAEEELEQVRLALRKAERELESRAHWAPPEALQKWLQLTHEVEVQYYNIKKQNAEKQLLQAREGAEKIKKKRSSLFGTFHVAHSSSLDDVDHKILSAKQALAEVTAALREKLHRWQQIESLTGFCLVNNPGLGALAAALNLDPSFLGLRPPTPQHLLFSDDLDDMDEDILSPVTMQSQTMTPVRQRMGDPALAFSSQSEPRGLYGSKPFLLSSRLHPVQGQGSGLIGGGLEKSSSLGELRGSPTAYLASACSTRSLCITSDVTEGPAIVSSSASSLGSGRGTGLQLPVSRSPVEEDGGEESESSSSRKKNAFNKLFKKKQGRH from the exons ATGGAGCGTGGCCGTGTgtggctggtgtgtgtgtgcgtgctgaGTCTGCTCGTCGGGGCTTGCGGTGGATTGGACACGAGTGACCACGTCCACCTGGACCACCATACGTCCAGTGGCAACACCGTCCCAG aTCTGTGTATTATAGACCAGCAGCTGTGCCAGGATGAGAACTCGCTGCTGAGCTTTGCAGCGATCTGCAGCATTCACAAACTGATGGACGACGACGCCGACGGCACGGTGGACACGACAGAGACGGACGAG TTTCTCAGGCAGGATCTGAAGTATCACGACACCAAAGCCAAACACAGCAAACGCAGCTTCCACCAAGTGGACCTGTACATCAGCGTGGAGGACATGTGGAACGCCTGGAAGAGATCTGAAG tgtatcAGTGGACGGTGCAGCGGGTGGAGCAGTGGCTGCGTGTCAGTGTGGAGCTTCCTCAGTACGGAGAAATGTTCAGGCAACACGAGCTGGATGGCAGGGCCTTACCCAG GCTGGCCGTGAAGAACACCACCCTGATGGTCACAGTGCTGAGGATCTTAGACAGAAGCCACTCTCAGAAACTGCAGCTCAAAGCTCTgcacactgtgctgtttggaCCCCCCCCAG gccaaCAGAATTGGTGGAAGGACCTGGTTCTGGGTGTGTCCATCCTCATGGCTCTGGGTGGCTGCTGGTTTGCCTACGTCCAGACCCGGAGGTCCAGAGACGACCTGGGGAAACTGATGAAGGACCTGGAGGGTCTACAGAGGGCAGAGCAGAGCCTGCTGGACCTACAGGAGAA gCTGCAGCGGGCTCAGGAGGAGCAGCGCTACGTCCAGGTGGAGAAGGTGAAGGTCGAGGAGAAGCTGAGGAACGAGATCAATTCGGCCAAACTGGAAGCTCAGGAACTCCGAGAGGGAACGGAGAACGAGAGGAGTCGGCAGAAATAcgcagaggaggagctggagcag GTCCGCTTGGCGTTGAGGAAGGCGGAGAGGGAGCTGGAGTCTCGGGCTCACTGGGCGCCACCGGAGGCTCTGCAGAAATGGCTGCAGCTGACACACGAGGTCGAAGTTCAGTACTACAACATCAAGAAGCAGaatgcagagaagcagctgctgcaggccaGGGAGGGG GCAGAGAAGatcaagaagaagaggagctcCCTGTTCGGGACGTTCCACGTGGCTCACAGCTCCTCGCTGGACGACGTCGACCACAAGATCCTCTCTGCCAA ACAGGCCCTGGCCGAGGTGACGGCGGCCCTGCGGGAGAAGCTCCACCGCTGGCAGCAGATCGAGTCCCTGACGGGGTTCTGTTTGGTCAATAATCCGGGCCTGGGAGCGCTGGCTGCCGCCCTCAACCTGGACCCGTCCTTCCTGGGCCTGCGACCTCCGACCCCCCAGCACCTCCTCTTCTCCGATGACCTGGACGACATGGATGAGGACATCTTGTCTCCTGTGACGATGCAGT CTCAGACTATGACACCCGTGCGACAAAGGATGGGAGACCCTGCTCTGGCGTTCAGCTCTCAGAG CGAACCACGAGGCCTGTACGGCTCCAAGCCCTTCCTCCTGTCGTCCAGGCTGCACCCCGTGCAGGGTCAGGGCTCCGGGCTCATCGGAGGAGGCCTGGAGAAGAGTTCCAGCCTTGGGGAGTTGAGGGGTAGCCCCACCGCCTACCTCGCCTCGGCCTGCTCCACCCGCTCCCTCTGCATCACATCCGATGTCACCGAAGGCCCAGCAATTGTCTCGTCCTCCGCCTCATCACTGGGCAGCGGTCGGGGGACGGGCCTCCAGCTCCCGGTCAGTAGGAGCCCTGTGGAGGAGGACGGGGGGGAGGAGAGTGAGTCGTCCAGCAGCCGGaagaaaaatgcttttaataAGTTGTTTAAGAAGAAACAGGGACGTCACTGA